A single Drosophila ananassae strain 14024-0371.13 chromosome 3L, ASM1763931v2, whole genome shotgun sequence DNA region contains:
- the LOC6495220 gene encoding latrophilin Cirl isoform X1 produces the protein MFPKSLTVLNSRCAHKQSCSVLAATSMFGDPCPGTHKYLEAHYQCISAAQTSTTTNRPSPPPWVLNNGPPIFGNGSGLIHPPGSPGAAPPPPRLPTLPGVVGISGNGGLFNVPPPHTVTHSTPSSSTVPGRMKGVATSTTTTKNPAGRHDGLPPPPQLHHHHTHHGEEAAPPTKPSSKLPSAGNATAPSNTRILTGVGGSGTDDGTLLTTKSSPNRPPVTASNGSPASGNNSVVRTINNINMNAAGMSGADDESKLFCGPTHARNLFWNMTRVGDVNVQPCPGGAAGIAKWRCVLMKRLPDSGYDEYDDDPSSTTPAPSGGDCLHNSSSCDPPVSMAHKVNQRLRNFEPTWHPMTPDLTQCRSLWLNNLELRVNQRDSSLISIANDMSEVTSSKTLYGGDMLVTTKIIQTVSEKMLHDKETFPDQRQREAMIMELLHCVVKTGSNLLDESQLSSWLDLNPEDQMRVATSLLTGLEYNAFLLADTIIRERSVVQKVKNILLSVRVLETKTIPPSVIFPDSDQWPLSSDRIELPRAALLDNSEGGLVRIVFAAFDRLESILKPSYDHFDLKSSRSYVRNTAILANDSSDSNTGEIQQRIRILNSKVISASLGKGRHIQLSQPITLTLKHLKTENVTNPTCVFWNYIDHAWSANGCSLESTNRTHSVCSCNHLTNFAILMDVVDEHQHSLFTMFDGNMRVFIYISIAICVVFIVIALLTLKLFNGVFVKSARTTIYTSIYVCLLAIELLFLLGIEQTETSIFCGFITVFLHCAILSGAAWFCYEAFHSYYTLTSDELLVEVDQTPKVNWYYLLSYGLSVSVVAISVAINPSTYTQNDYCVLMEANILFYATFVAPVLIFFVAAIGYTFLSWIIMCRKSCTGLKTKEHTRLASVRFDIRCSFVFLLLLSAVWCSAYFYLRGAKTDEDTTTIYGYCFICFNTLLGLYIFVFHCIQNEKIRREYRKYVRQHAWLPKCLRCSKTSISSGIVAGGGPAAGTLCSVNTSKKPKLPLGVSEEVHGEQQQHQQAMGVPAPEDAIMGATSDCELNEAQQRRTLKSGLMTGTLQTPQQPLAGHVVLERGSTLRSTGHASPTSSAGSTHLIFAHKQQQQQQALGESYYHQPDYYSWKQPPQGGLKSQREYYNNAGVAASSPQQAHEVFYWTQKPNSQHGKKKRGGAVPASPSGSLHSRTAAASQVLFYPSYKKTKQGQPSGYPHYAEALDPPHSAGAAFYQQQQQMRRQQQQQQQQQQQQLSSDEEQAEQHAHLLHLQHQQQHQRRVGGQQQLPAPPPHMAHFQQEFMQRQFRNKTSNCDLAMGGDTYHNQGSEGGADVCPVYEEILSNRNSDVQHYEVGDFDVDEVYNNSVGTGVFNSMRAAITAGGSRYGGGSLSGGSVSSRSQQQQLQKQQKQQQQQQQRSARRCTADDDDDDDEEEDDEATAAEQLHDSVCDDDDEEEDSDLDDDAHKLPPQSDERMRRLMAMQDEDFKRRFQRQQRKNGASIDYGALPPGVAPGAGSAGPHPDHNRAVFGVSGGVGEGSMRGAYRQQQQQQQQQLNAKSPSARLAVNELFGHGNAGPPLPPANQTPAQKRQQLQKLSPQSTTSSSSHTSHSNLQPHPHPLTHQHPHPPQHQQRHLSAMLDENNTVRCYLEPLAK, from the exons ATGTTTCCCAAGTCGCTCACAGTACTGAATTCAAG ATGTGCCCACAAGCAGAGCTGCAGTGTGCTAGCTGCCACAAGCATGTTCGGAGATCCCTGCCCCGGCACCCACAAGTATCTGGAGGCTCACTATCAGTGCATCAGTGCTGCCCAGACCTCGACCACCACCAACAGGCCCAGTCCACCGCCCTGGGTGCTGAACAACGGCCCACCGATCTTTGGCAATGGCAGTGGGCTGATCCACCCACCTGGCTCGCCAGGAGCTGCACCACCTCCACCCCGATTGCCCACTCTGCCCGGCGTGGTGGGCATTAGTGGCAACGGGGGACTGTTTAACGTCCCTCCACCCCACACCGTCACGCACTCGACGCCCTCGAGCAGCACTGTGCCGGGGAGAATGAAGGGCGTGGCAACGTCCACGACAACCACCAAAAACCCCGCTGGTCGACACGATGGCCTGCCACCTCCACCACAACTGCATCACCACCACACACACCATGGCGAGGAGGCAGCCCCTCCCACCAAGCCGAGCAGCAAGCTCCCATCTGCCGGGAATGCCACGGCACCGTCAAACACCCGCATCCTGACGGGCGTCGGCGGCTCCGGTACCGATGACGGCACCTTGTTGACCACCAAGAGTTCCCCCAACCGACCGCCGGTGACGGCCAGCAATGGATCTCCAGCATCCGGCAATAACAGCGTGGTGCGAACCATTAACAACATCAACATGAACGCGGCTGGAATGTCTGGAGCCGATGACGAGAGCAAGCTCTTCTGTGGCCCCACCCATGCCAGAAATCTCTTCTGGAACATGACACGGGTGGGCGATGTAAATGTCCAGCCCTGTCCGGGCGGAGCAGCCGGCATAGCCAAGTGGCGATGCGTGCTGATGAAGCGACTCCCAGACTCTGGCTACGACGAGTATGATGATGATCCCAGCTCCACCACGCCCGCTCCCAGTGGCGGCGACTGTCTGCACAACAGTAGCAGCTGCGATCCGCCGGTGAGCATGGCCCACAAGGTAAACCAGCGGTTGCGAAACTTCGAACCCACTTGGCATCCCATGACGCCCGATTTGACGCAGTGCCGCAGCCTGTGGCTGAACAACCTGGAGTTGCGGGTTAATCAGCGAGATTCTTCGCTCATCTCGATCGCCAACGACATGTCGGAGGTGACTAGCAGCAAGACGCTCTACGGAGGCGACATGTTGGTGACCACGAAGATCATTCAAACGGTGTCCGAGAAGATGCTCCACGACAAAGAGACCTTCCCCGATCAGAGACAGCGCGAGGCTATGATTATGGAGCTACTGCACTGTGTGGTGAAGACGGGTTCGAATTTGCTGGACGAGAGTCAGCTGTCCTCCTGGCTCGACCTGAATCCGGAGGACCAAATGCGAGTGGCCACATCCCTGCTCACAGGACTAGAGTACAATGCCTTCCTCTTGGCGGACACCATTATTAGGGAGCGCAGTGTGGTGCAGAAAgtcaaaaatatat TGCTCTCGGTGCGAGTCCTGGAGACAAAGACTATTCCGCCCAGCGTCATATTCCCAGATTCGGATCAGTGGCCTTTGAGCTCCGATCGTATAGAGCTGCCCCGTGCCGCTCTCTTGGACAACAGTGAGGGTGGTCTGGTGCGGATTGTGTTCGCAGCATTCGATCGCTTGGAATCCATTCTCAAGCCCAGCTATGACCACTTTGATCTCAAGAGTTCTCGCAGCTATG TTCGCAATACAGCAATCCTGGCCAATGATAGCAGTGATTCCAACACCGGGGAGATCCAACAGCGCATACGCATACTCAACAGCAAGGTGATCTCGGCCAGCTTGGGCAAGGGAAGGCACATCCAGCTGTCGCAGCCCATCACTCTAACGCTCAAACACTTGAAAACCGAGAATGTGACGAATCCTACTTGTGTTTTCTGGAACTACATCGACCA CGCCTGGTCTGCCAATGGCTGTAGTCTGGAGTCCACCAACCGCACGCACAGTGTTTGCAGCTGTAATCATTTGACCAACTTTGCCATTCTCATGGACGTGGTGGACGAACACCAGCACTCGCTCTTCACCATGTTTGATGGGAACATGCGGGTCTTCATCTACATCAGCATCGCCATCTGTGTGGTGTTCATCGTCATCGCCCTGCTGACACTAAAGCTGTTCAACGGGGTCTTCGTCAAG TCGGCTCGCACCACGATCTATACCAGCATCTATGTCTGCCTTCTGGCCATCGAGCTGCTATTCCTACTGGGCATTGAACAGACCGAAACAAGCATTTTCTGTGGTTTCATAACCGTTTTCCTCCACTGTGCCATCCTATCCGGCGCCGCCTGGTTCTGCTACGAAG CCTTCCATTCGTACTACACTCTCACCTCGGACGAGCTCCTGGTGGAGGTGGACCAGACCCCCAAGGTCAACTGGTACTACCTGCTGTCCTACGGCCTCTCTGTGTCGGTAGTGGCTATCTCTGTTGCCATCAATCCCAGCACCTACACCCAGAACGACTATTGTGTCCTCATGGAGGCGAATATCCTGTTTTATGCCACATTCGTGGCACCGGTTCTCATTTTCTTTGTG GCTGCCATTGGTTACACTTTCCTGTCTTGGATCATCATGTGCCGCAAGAGCTGCACTGGCCTTAAAACCAAGGAGCACACTCGCCTCGCTAGTGTTCG CTTTGACATTCGCTGCTCCTTCGTATTCCTCTTGCTCCTAAGCGCTGTTTGGTGCTCCGCCTACTTCTACTTGCGAGGCGCCAAAACGGACGaggacaccaccaccatcTATGGCTACTGTTTCATCTGCTTCAACACGCTGCTGGGTCTCTACATCTTTGTATTCCACTGCATCCAGAACGAAAAGATTCGAAGGGAGTATCGCAAGTATGTGCGTCAGCATGCTTGGCTACCGAAATGCCTGCGGTGCTCCAAGACCTCTATTTCTTCGGGAATTGTGGCGGGCGGCGGGCCCGCTGCTGGTACTCTCTGCAGCGTAAACACCTCCAAGAAGCCTAAGCTGCCGCTGGGAGTTAGCGAGGAAGTCCATGgcgagcagcaacagcaccaaCAGGCGATGGGTGTGCCAGCTCCCGAGGATGCCATCATGGGAGCCACTTCTGATTGCGAACTAAACGAAGCCCAGCAGAGGAGAACTCTGAAGAGCGGCTTGATGACGGGCACTTTGCAGACACCCCAGCAGCCGCTGGCTGGGCATGTGGTTCTTGAGAGGGGCAGCACTCTGCGCTCCACTGGTCACGCCTCGCCCACCAGCTCAGCCGGCTCGACACACCTCATCTTTGCCCacaagcagcagcaacagcagcaggccCTGGGCGAGTCGTACTACCACCAGCCGGACTACTACAGCTGGAAGCAACCTCCCCAAGGAGGCCTCAAGAGTCAGAGAGAGTACTATAACAATGCCGGGGTGGCTGCCTCTTCGCCGCAGCAGGCGCATGAGGTGTTCTACTGGACCCAGAAGCCCAACAGTCAGCACGGTAAGAAGAAACGCGGCGGAGCAGTCCCAGCTTCGCCTAGTGGATCGCTCCACAGCCGCACCGCCGCCGCTTCGCAGGTGCTCTTCTATCCATCTTACAAGAAAACTAAGCAGGGCCAGCCATCCGGCTATCCACACTACGCGGAGGCCCTAGATCCCCCACATAGTGCTGGAGCTGCTTTctaccaacagcagcagcagatgcgtcgccaacagcagcagcaacaacaacagcagcagcagcagctctccTCAGACGAGGAGCAGGCTGAGCAGCATGCTCATCTTCTGCACTtgcagcaccagcaacagcatcagcgACGAGTCGGTGGCCAACAACAGCTTCCCGCTCCACCGCCACACATGGCGCACTTCCAGCAGGAGTTCATGCAACGCCAGTTTAGAAATAAGACTTCCAACTGTGATCTGGCCATGGGGGGCGATACCTACCACAACCAAGGCAGCGAGGGCGGCGCAGATGTCTGTCCCGTATACGAGGAGATCCTCAGCAATCGCAACTCGGACGTGCAGCACTATGAGGTGGGTGACTTCGACGTGGACGAGGTGTACAACAACAGTGTCGGCACCGGCGTATTCAACAGTATGCGAGCAGCTATTACCGCTGGTGGCAGTCGCTACGGCGGCGGTAGCCTAAGTGGCGGCAGTGTCTCATCACGGagccaacagcagcagctgcagaaacaacagaagcagcagcagcaacaacaacagagaTCGGCACGCCGCTGCACAGCCgatgatgacgacgacgatgatgaggaggaggatgaTGAGGCTACGGCCGCGGAGCAACTGCACGACAGCGTctgtgatgatgatgatgaggagGAGGATAGCGATCTGGATGACGACGCGCACAAACTGCCACCCCAAAGCGACGAGCGAATGCGCCGTCTGATGGCGATGCAGGATGAGGACTTTAAGCGGCGGTTTCA ACGTCAGCAACGCAAGAATGGCGCGTCCATTGATTATGGAGCCTTGCCTCCGGGAGTAGCGCCAGGAGCTGGATCAGCAGGTCCGCACCCCGACCACAATCGTGCGGTTTTTGGGGTTAGCGGCGGCGTTGGTGAGGGCTCCATGCGTGGCGCGTaccggcagcagcagcagcagcaacaacaacagctaaACGCCAAGTCGCCAAGTGCCCGCTTGGCGGTGAATGAGCTATTTGGTCATGGTAATGCCGGGCCACCGCTGCCGCCGGCAAATCAAACGCCTGCGCAAAAGCGTCAGCAGCTACAGAAACTGTCACCACAGTCCACCACATCATCGTCGTCGCATACATCGCACAGCAACCTGCAACCACATCCCCATCCTCTAACCCATCAGCATCCGCATCCTCCGCAACACCAGCAGCGCCATTTGTCGGCCATGCTGGATGAGAATAATACGGTACGCTGCTATCTGGAGCCGTTGGCAAAGTGA
- the LOC6495220 gene encoding latrophilin Cirl isoform X2 → MFPKSLTVLNSRCAHKQSCSVLAATSMFGDPCPGTHKYLEAHYQCISAAQTSTTTNRPSPPPWVLNNGPPIFGNGSGLIHPPGSPGAAPPPPRLPTLPGVVGISGNGGLFNVPPPHTVTHSTPSSSTVPGRMKGVATSTTTTKNPAGRHDGLPPPPQLHHHHTHHGEEAAPPTKPSSKLPSAGNATAPSNTRILTGVGGSGTDDGTLLTTKSSPNRPPVTASNGSPASGNNSVVRTINNINMNAAGMSGADDESKLFCGPTHARNLFWNMTRVGDVNVQPCPGGAAGIAKWRCVLMKRLPDSGYDEYDDDPSSTTPAPSGGDCLHNSSSCDPPVSMAHKVNQRLRNFEPTWHPMTPDLTQCRSLWLNNLELRVNQRDSSLISIANDMSEVTSSKTLYGGDMLVTTKIIQTVSEKMLHDKETFPDQRQREAMIMELLHCVVKTGSNLLDESQLSSWLDLNPEDQMRVATSLLTGLEYNAFLLADTIIRERSVVQKVKNILLSVRVLETKTIPPSVIFPDSDQWPLSSDRIELPRAALLDNSEGGLVRIVFAAFDRLESILKPSYDHFDLKSSRSYVRNTAILANDSSDSNTGEIQQRIRILNSKVISASLGKGRHIQLSQPITLTLKHLKTENVTNPTCVFWNYIDHAWSANGCSLESTNRTHSVCSCNHLTNFAILMDVVDEHQHSLFTMFDGNMRVFIYISIAICVVFIVIALLTLKLFNGVFVKVRGSSSPLPHQRTGSRRQQNNIRDQTHESLTLTTPSSQTNVSAPIQGTTNFIQHNSIRNSHRNNLNYNVQQQQQQQQQQQQQVVAAAAAAVVLSNQPQRSLQMNNLNLNLHQHGQQTAAAAAAAASIAAALQQHASNNLNISHNYLQQQQQHVGPPPQQHPHGHHNHNLNVEGGNGRENNTNNIIMQANMDDLQYKWWWW, encoded by the exons ATGTTTCCCAAGTCGCTCACAGTACTGAATTCAAG ATGTGCCCACAAGCAGAGCTGCAGTGTGCTAGCTGCCACAAGCATGTTCGGAGATCCCTGCCCCGGCACCCACAAGTATCTGGAGGCTCACTATCAGTGCATCAGTGCTGCCCAGACCTCGACCACCACCAACAGGCCCAGTCCACCGCCCTGGGTGCTGAACAACGGCCCACCGATCTTTGGCAATGGCAGTGGGCTGATCCACCCACCTGGCTCGCCAGGAGCTGCACCACCTCCACCCCGATTGCCCACTCTGCCCGGCGTGGTGGGCATTAGTGGCAACGGGGGACTGTTTAACGTCCCTCCACCCCACACCGTCACGCACTCGACGCCCTCGAGCAGCACTGTGCCGGGGAGAATGAAGGGCGTGGCAACGTCCACGACAACCACCAAAAACCCCGCTGGTCGACACGATGGCCTGCCACCTCCACCACAACTGCATCACCACCACACACACCATGGCGAGGAGGCAGCCCCTCCCACCAAGCCGAGCAGCAAGCTCCCATCTGCCGGGAATGCCACGGCACCGTCAAACACCCGCATCCTGACGGGCGTCGGCGGCTCCGGTACCGATGACGGCACCTTGTTGACCACCAAGAGTTCCCCCAACCGACCGCCGGTGACGGCCAGCAATGGATCTCCAGCATCCGGCAATAACAGCGTGGTGCGAACCATTAACAACATCAACATGAACGCGGCTGGAATGTCTGGAGCCGATGACGAGAGCAAGCTCTTCTGTGGCCCCACCCATGCCAGAAATCTCTTCTGGAACATGACACGGGTGGGCGATGTAAATGTCCAGCCCTGTCCGGGCGGAGCAGCCGGCATAGCCAAGTGGCGATGCGTGCTGATGAAGCGACTCCCAGACTCTGGCTACGACGAGTATGATGATGATCCCAGCTCCACCACGCCCGCTCCCAGTGGCGGCGACTGTCTGCACAACAGTAGCAGCTGCGATCCGCCGGTGAGCATGGCCCACAAGGTAAACCAGCGGTTGCGAAACTTCGAACCCACTTGGCATCCCATGACGCCCGATTTGACGCAGTGCCGCAGCCTGTGGCTGAACAACCTGGAGTTGCGGGTTAATCAGCGAGATTCTTCGCTCATCTCGATCGCCAACGACATGTCGGAGGTGACTAGCAGCAAGACGCTCTACGGAGGCGACATGTTGGTGACCACGAAGATCATTCAAACGGTGTCCGAGAAGATGCTCCACGACAAAGAGACCTTCCCCGATCAGAGACAGCGCGAGGCTATGATTATGGAGCTACTGCACTGTGTGGTGAAGACGGGTTCGAATTTGCTGGACGAGAGTCAGCTGTCCTCCTGGCTCGACCTGAATCCGGAGGACCAAATGCGAGTGGCCACATCCCTGCTCACAGGACTAGAGTACAATGCCTTCCTCTTGGCGGACACCATTATTAGGGAGCGCAGTGTGGTGCAGAAAgtcaaaaatatat TGCTCTCGGTGCGAGTCCTGGAGACAAAGACTATTCCGCCCAGCGTCATATTCCCAGATTCGGATCAGTGGCCTTTGAGCTCCGATCGTATAGAGCTGCCCCGTGCCGCTCTCTTGGACAACAGTGAGGGTGGTCTGGTGCGGATTGTGTTCGCAGCATTCGATCGCTTGGAATCCATTCTCAAGCCCAGCTATGACCACTTTGATCTCAAGAGTTCTCGCAGCTATG TTCGCAATACAGCAATCCTGGCCAATGATAGCAGTGATTCCAACACCGGGGAGATCCAACAGCGCATACGCATACTCAACAGCAAGGTGATCTCGGCCAGCTTGGGCAAGGGAAGGCACATCCAGCTGTCGCAGCCCATCACTCTAACGCTCAAACACTTGAAAACCGAGAATGTGACGAATCCTACTTGTGTTTTCTGGAACTACATCGACCA CGCCTGGTCTGCCAATGGCTGTAGTCTGGAGTCCACCAACCGCACGCACAGTGTTTGCAGCTGTAATCATTTGACCAACTTTGCCATTCTCATGGACGTGGTGGACGAACACCAGCACTCGCTCTTCACCATGTTTGATGGGAACATGCGGGTCTTCATCTACATCAGCATCGCCATCTGTGTGGTGTTCATCGTCATCGCCCTGCTGACACTAAAGCTGTTCAACGGGGTCTTCGTCAAGGTAAGAGGCTCCTCGAGCCCACTTCCGCACCAGCGGACGGGTAGCAGACGTCAGCAGAACAACATTCGCGACCAGACCCACGAGTCCCTGACCCTTACAACTCCCAGCAGCCAGACGAATGTCTCGGCGCCCATTCAGGGCACCACGAATTTCATTCAACACAATTCCATTCGCAACTCGCATCGCAACAATCTCAACTACAATgtccaacagcagcaacagcaacagcagcagcagcaacaacaagtggttgctgcggctgctgcagctgttgtGCTGTCCAATCAGCCGCAGCGCAGCCTGCAGATGAACAACCTGAACCTGAACTTGCACCAGCATGGTCAGCAAACGGCGGCTGCTGCAGCGGCAGCTGCCTCGATTGCCGCAGCCCTGCAGCAGCATGCCAGCAACAACCTCAACATTAGCCACAACTActtgcaacaacagcagcaacacgtCGGCCCACCGCCGCAGCAACATCCGCATGGCCATCACAACCACAACTTGAATGTGGAGGGAGGCAATGGCAGGGAGAACAACACGAACAACATCATCATGCAGGCCAACATGGATGACTTACAATAtaagtggtggtggtggtga